TAAAAGGCAAGATATCATGGGAGTTTATGTTTTTGAAAATTTCTTATTTGGATTAAAAATGACTGGCGCACAGCTTAAAGATTGGCTTGAATGGTCAGTAAGATACTATGCACAAGTAGCAAAATCCACTGATCCAATAGTAAAAGACTCAGTGCTTAATATTGCAGATTATAATCTTGACCAATTATATGGAGCAACGTATGATATTGATTTAACGCAGCCGGCTTGCACCGTAGATTCAAAAGGAAAAGTAATTACCGGTAACAGAATAAAAAATTTAAAAATTAATGGAGTACTAGTTAATGACACCGAGGTTTTAAAGGTAGCAGTTAATAATTATAGATATAATGGTGGCGGTGGATTTATGGCAGCTGCTGGATTTACACCTGGAAGTAAAGCTACAATAGACGCGACTTTCTATGATTCAGCAAAAGTCCTAGGAGATGATGGACAGGTTAGAAACATTATGTTCAAATACGTTCAAGATAAAGGGACGATAACACCTACTTTATCAAATAATTGGAAAATATCAAGGACTAAAGTTGATCAAGATGCTTCAACTAATAATATTGCTGTACCAACAGCAATAAAACTAGTACCATCAAAAAATAGTATTAGTATTAGCTGGGATAAAGTAACCGGGGCAAATGGGTATGGGGTTTACAGAGCAACATCAAGTGCCGGTCCATACGTCTTAATATCAGCGCCAAAAATTACGAAGTATAATAGTACGGGTCTTACTTCAAATAAAAACTATTACTATAGTATAAGATCATATAAGATGGTAAAGGGAGTTAAAGTAAATAGCCCTTATTCAGATTTAATAAGAGTAAAATCTCTAGCATCCTAATAAAATAGTTAAAAAAAATACCAAGCGAATATTCGCTTGGTATTTTTAATTAGTCTTCTCTTAAATCTAAATAAGAACTACCATCTAGTGGAATTAAAGCTTGAAGGCCAGGATGACCGTCTGCGAGGCCTATAGCATATACGGTATAAAAACGTTGAGATTTTAATCTTACATTTGGGACATATAAAGCAGTAGTTTTGGTACCTGTAGGTCTAGCTTCTAATGTATAGGTTCCAGGTGGAACCTCTATATAATCAGTAGATTCTTTGTATTTAACGTTCTTAAAAAGAATTTTACCGTCTGGGAGAGTTACATCAACAGCACCTGCATTGGGTGATAAGTGAGCAAATTTAATATAAGCATTATTAGAAGGATTATTAACTTTAGGTTCTAAAACTAGTAGCACATCAATGTTTGGCAAAGTCCCAATTGCTGCGACTGTATAAATCAATTCTTTCGGGATAAAAATATTTTTATTAAGTACAGGCGTGATTTTAGTACCAGCAGGATACAATTTTATATTGTAATCACCGCTCATAACCTCTACATAATCTGTAAAAGTACCATACGTAAGATTTTTGAACTTTAATATATCATTAATATACACATCAACAGCGGGGGATTTAGGGGAAGAATGAAGAACTCTGATATAAGAATTCATGGTTGCAACCCTATATAGAGAATTATCTCTATATAAAGAATAAGGATCGTTATAATTTTTTGGACAATAAAACATAAAGGGCTCCCTTCAAACATTTTTACTATACTAATATATGAAGCAATATCATATAACGTTACTAAATTGTTAAATCATCTCCTTGGCCGCTGAAACAAACACTTAAAGTAAAATTTCAATCGGTTCTATAATATGTGGGTATTATTTCATGGTTTAACAAAAAAAATTTAAGAAAGTGCAACTATATTACAGGGAGAACCGTTATACAATGTGGAAAGATTAAAAATACGGCAGAGACAAAATATAAACTTAAGAGTAAGTAAACTTACGAGTGAGTAAGTTTAAGAGTGATGGGAGGCAATCATATGAATAATAAAATTACAAGTTCAGTTGACACTGATTTAATGATGGCGAAAGCTACAACATTGGCAACGGTTGATGAATTGCCAAATGGTACAGTTGTAATAGGAAACAAGGCTTTTGATTTAGTTTATGCTAATGATGCAGTCAATGAGGAAGAAATTTCAAAAACGATAGTAGCAGGCGGAGCAGTTTATGTTAAAGATTATGATGGGAATTGGATAGAAAATGTTACAGGAGATATTATCGACGTGAGTGTTATACCAGCCGTACTTTACAAGAACGATGATAAGGTAATTAATTTTGAAAAGGCAAATAAAAATCAAAATGAAGTATCTAAAGAAGAAGTAGAAAATAAGTTGTAATAAATCATGAATACTATAATAAACATATAAAAGTGGTTATATCAAGTAAAGTAGCTATATTTAATAAAGTATATGTCCTAGTTTATATGTTTAAGTTTTGTATAATATTAAAAAGAATTTTGAAAAGTGCAACTAAAGTAGAGGGACAAGCGTTATATAAGTGAAAAGAATGTAAAACGTAAAAAGTTATCAATCAATGTAAATTATAAGTGAGTAATTTATACGAAATATTTACAAGTAGTTTATTTATAAAATTTAAAGAATGTAAAATAATTCTTAAAACTTGCAACTAAAATATAACCATAAACGTTATATAAGTGTAAGCAATGAAGATACATGAATAACATGAAAATTTATGTAATGTGTGAAGAATAAAGTAAAGATGTTAAATTTCATTTAACATATTGAGATTTAACCAAAAGTGTTATATAATATAAATATCGTAAATTTTGTGTAAATAGTTTCAAATTATCAGAATATTATACTGTATTCGATGTTTTGATAAGAAATTAGAAATTCAAGAAACTGATTACATGCAAGTTAAATTCTTTAATTATTATGTTACTTTAAAACAAATTTAGTTCGTTTTGTAGTAACAAAAAAAATAGCTCCTTAGGGGGTGTAGTTAAAGAAGAACAAATTGTATTCTTTATAAAAAGACTACAATAATAATTAGGTTTTTATTTTCAAAATTATAAAAACATATAACAATATGGGAGGGGACAAAATACATGATAAAGATTAAAAAAATACTAAGTATGTCTTTAGTAGCATTATTTGTAACAGTTGGATCTTTAACAAATGTTACAGCAAACGCAGCAACAGTAGCAACACCAACAATTAACTACGCAGGTATAGAACATTCACCACTAGTGGTTGGGGACACTGAAACATTTACAGTAACTGCTGCAAAATTTTCAGGAGATGTTCAATACAGAGCATTTATTGGAAACGAAGCTGGTAAATGGACTGAGCTAACAACTGGATACACAGCTGCAGTAAGTTCTAAAACACCTTATGTGTTACCAGCATCAAAAGCATTAACATTAGGAAAATATAAAGTTTCAATATGGGTTAAAACAGCAGGAAAAACTGGAGTTAAATCAAATTCAACTGGTAACTTTGATAGTTATTATGTTGCAGGACTTAATTGCGTAAGCAAAGATGATAACAACAGAGTATATACAAATGGAGTAGCAGACGTTGCAGTTACTGGCTTAACAGCTAAATTCAACGGAATAAGCCAAATAGGCGGAATCGCTGGACCATACCTTTATCAATTATTCGCAATGGATACAGCAACAGGAACATGGTTAAACGGACCAGCAGATTACTCTGCAACTCCTTCAATGACATTTAAAACACCAGGAACTTATATGCTTGTTGCACATGTTAACACAGCAAAATCAACAACATGGGCTAAAAAAGGATATGAAGGCTGGAAAACAGTAATGGTAAAAGTAACAAATTCATCAACAACAATATTTGATACTACAGTTAAAGCAGCAAACTTTGGATCAGTAGGAAACGTAACTATGACAGCTGATGGTCTTAAAGCTTTCCCAAAAGCTACACAATATCAAATAGTTACTGGAACAAGCAACTTAACAGCTAAATCACCAGTAGGAACATCTACAACAATCTTCCCAGCTAAAGTTGCAGGAGATGCAGTAACAGTTAAATTATTTGATGCAAGTAACAATGAACTTAAATCAATTGATGTAAAATTAGGACAATCTGGAACAATCGATGTTGCTCCAGTAGTAGTAGTACCAGGAACAGCAACAATTGCAGCTACAGTAAAAGCAGCTTCATTTGGATCAGTAATAACTGCTACTTCAAGTCAAGCAGGAGCAACTCAATACCAAGTATTTAATGGTGAGAGTAAATTATCAGCAGTAGCTAATTTAGGAGTATCTACAACATTATTCCCAGCTAAAGCAGTTGGAGATACAGTTACAATTAAATTAACAAATGCAGCTGGAACAGTAGTTGGAACAAGTGATGTAGTTTTAACAGCAGCAAAATAATAACTTTCTAAATGAATTAACCCTTAATTATAACTAATTAAGGGTTGCCAATAAAAAAATAAACTAAAATTAATCGGAGGTATATTTATATGAACAAGAAAATTACAAGCACAGCTCTTGCTGCCTTAATGATAGCAGGATCAACATCTTTCTCAGCATTCGCAGCAATGGCTGATGGTACAGTGGTAATAGGAACTAAAGCTTATGACTTAACTTATGCTAATGACCCAGCTAATGCAACAGAAATCGCTGCAGCAGTAGTTGCAGGTGGAACAGTTTATGTTAAAGATTTCAATGGTAATTGGGTAGACAATGTTACAGGCGCAGCAGTAAATGCAAGCGTTATACCAGCAGTAACTTATACAAATTCTACAGGAACAACTCAAATTGGTGCTGGAGATGCAACTGTTACAGCAGCTACATCAGTAACAACAGCAGCTATTAACGCTAAAAGTATAAAAGCAACATTTAATGGTACAATAGCTGATACATCAAAAGTTGTATTTACAGTTAAAAGAGGAACAGCTGTAGTGTCAACTGTAACAGCTGGTTGGAATACTGCTAAAACAGAAGCTACATTAACTAATGTATCAAATTTACCAGTAGGAGATTATACAGTTAACGTAGTTAATGACGGAAAAGATTTCGGAACATCAACTATAACTGTAGCTGCACAAAAAATTGCTAAAATTGAAATAACTTCAACTAGATTAGGACTT
This window of the Clostridium estertheticum genome carries:
- a CDS encoding DUF4397 domain-containing protein, which produces MFYCPKNYNDPYSLYRDNSLYRVATMNSYIRVLHSSPKSPAVDVYINDILKFKNLTYGTFTDYVEVMSGDYNIKLYPAGTKITPVLNKNIFIPKELIYTVAAIGTLPNIDVLLVLEPKVNNPSNNAYIKFAHLSPNAGAVDVTLPDGKILFKNVKYKESTDYIEVPPGTYTLEARPTGTKTTALYVPNVRLKSQRFYTVYAIGLADGHPGLQALIPLDGSSYLDLRED